The following coding sequences lie in one Sphingomonas sp. M1-B02 genomic window:
- the mscL gene encoding large conductance mechanosensitive channel protein MscL gives MLGEFKAFIARGNVLDLAVGVIIGAAFATITKSLTDDLIMPLIGALFGGLDFSSYFVRLGAVPADYAGSLQDYAALKAAGVPLLGFGQFLSVVINFLILAFMVFLLVRFVTRLMPTREEEAAVAAEAADVVLLREIRDAIRARGAPSS, from the coding sequence ATGTTGGGCGAATTCAAGGCTTTCATCGCGCGCGGTAACGTGTTGGACCTCGCCGTGGGGGTGATCATCGGCGCGGCCTTTGCGACGATCACCAAGTCGCTGACCGACGATCTGATCATGCCGCTGATCGGTGCCCTGTTCGGCGGACTCGATTTTTCGAGCTATTTCGTCCGGCTGGGCGCGGTTCCCGCGGACTATGCCGGATCGCTGCAGGATTATGCCGCGCTCAAGGCGGCGGGGGTGCCGTTGCTGGGCTTCGGCCAGTTCCTGTCCGTGGTGATCAATTTCCTGATCCTGGCCTTCATGGTGTTCCTGCTGGTGCGCTTCGTGACGAGGCTGATGCCGACCCGCGAAGAGGAAGCCGCGGTGGCCGCCGAAGCGGCGGATGTCGTGCTGCTGCGCGAGATCCGCGACGCGATCCGGGCGCGCGGGGCACCTTCCAGTTAA
- a CDS encoding phytanoyl-CoA dioxygenase family protein yields the protein MQKLKASNDTSAFEVPAVLDEKGRLTEPCVRKALTSMDMHGLVVLTNLLSEAQADVGAELIRQTIDDPDRSRCAFASETDNRYLRRDFCSLPSTPLVTRFAAGLCQSLEDILSEYCGRSHPLLEVTTLTSYFGSSHQYVHRDPSGVISLFAAVEDVSEQQGGTVFIPGTHMYDGAERKHDGNAYALMELFRLQCNFRILLYNLRKLWSLRNDDAAPLAPGEFRDRVFSSKWDEHQPNLLRFALGKNSQFSLRMLSPSNLWKLFRHRAALRNLFHLVQTAPRKGTVILYRSDMLHAGPDNRSPHPRRLFSMSLARGMVEPKLWQAGYSPHPTLTASPMSFGDLLDYPLTSRAQHQTAGMLVD from the coding sequence ATGCAAAAGCTCAAGGCTTCCAATGACACTTCCGCGTTTGAAGTGCCTGCTGTCCTGGACGAAAAAGGCAGGCTTACGGAACCTTGCGTCCGAAAAGCCCTGACGAGCATGGATATGCACGGCCTGGTTGTCTTGACCAACCTCCTGTCGGAAGCGCAGGCGGATGTTGGTGCCGAACTGATACGTCAAACCATCGACGATCCCGATCGCAGCCGGTGCGCCTTCGCCAGCGAGACCGATAACCGGTACCTGCGTCGCGACTTCTGCTCGCTTCCTTCGACGCCGCTCGTGACGCGCTTTGCTGCCGGATTGTGCCAAAGCCTGGAGGACATCCTCTCCGAATATTGTGGCCGGTCCCATCCGCTTCTCGAGGTCACCACGCTGACCAGTTATTTCGGCTCATCGCATCAATATGTTCACCGTGACCCGAGCGGCGTGATCAGCCTTTTTGCCGCGGTGGAAGATGTATCGGAGCAACAGGGCGGGACGGTGTTCATCCCAGGCACGCACATGTACGACGGTGCCGAGCGGAAGCATGACGGCAACGCCTATGCGTTGATGGAGCTGTTTCGCCTACAATGTAACTTTCGGATCCTTCTCTATAATTTGAGAAAACTCTGGAGCTTGCGAAACGACGACGCGGCTCCCCTGGCACCTGGTGAGTTTCGTGACCGGGTATTTTCGAGCAAGTGGGACGAGCATCAGCCCAATTTGCTGCGCTTCGCGTTGGGAAAAAATTCCCAATTCAGCCTCCGCATGCTCAGCCCCAGCAACTTGTGGAAGCTGTTTCGCCACCGTGCGGCCCTCAGGAACCTGTTCCACTTGGTCCAGACGGCGCCACGGAAGGGGACGGTCATTCTCTATCGGAGCGATATGCTCCATGCGGGCCCCGACAACCGATCGCCGCATCCCCGGCGACTTTTCAGCATGAGTCTCGCCCGGGGCATGGTCGAACCGAAACTCTGGCAGGCTGGCTATTCGCCGCATCCCACATTGACTGCCAGTCCCATGTCCTTCGGGGATCTTCTGGATTATCCGCTAACCTCCAGAGCCCAGCACCAGACCGCGGGCATGTTGGTGGATTGA
- a CDS encoding LemA family protein, which yields MKFRAALVLVSAALLSACGLNSVPTAEEAAKARWADVQANYQRRADLIPNLVSTVRGAAGSEGKILTDVINARAKATSIQLTGDDLADPAKVQQFQAAQDELGGTLSRLLVTTEAYPQLQSQVGFQKLQDQLEGTENRITISIRDYNTAVQDYNTRIRTFPDAIGAKIFHGAKPITPFAAKAGADVAPTVDFGNGS from the coding sequence ATGAAGTTTCGTGCCGCACTTGTCCTGGTTTCCGCCGCCTTGCTCTCGGCCTGCGGGCTCAACAGTGTGCCCACGGCCGAGGAGGCCGCCAAGGCGCGCTGGGCCGACGTCCAGGCCAATTATCAGCGCCGCGCCGATCTGATCCCCAATCTGGTCAGCACGGTGCGCGGCGCCGCCGGCTCCGAGGGCAAGATCCTCACCGACGTGATCAACGCCCGCGCCAAGGCGACGTCGATCCAGCTCACCGGCGACGATCTCGCCGATCCCGCCAAGGTCCAGCAGTTCCAGGCCGCGCAGGACGAGCTCGGCGGCACGCTCTCGCGCCTGCTCGTCACCACCGAGGCCTATCCCCAGCTCCAGAGCCAGGTCGGCTTCCAGAAGCTGCAGGACCAGCTCGAGGGCACCGAGAATCGGATCACCATCTCGATCCGCGACTACAACACGGCGGTGCAGGACTATAACACCCGCATCCGCACCTTCCCCGATGCGATCGGCGCCAAGATCTTCCACGGCGCCAAGCCGATCACGCCCTTCGCCGCCAAGGCGGGCGCCGACGTCGCGCCGACCGTGGATTTCGGCAACGGCAGCTGA
- the hrpB gene encoding ATP-dependent helicase HrpB translates to MSDALPIFAVLPELLAALRGASNAVLVAPPGAGKTTAVAPALLGEDWCDGEILLLSPRRLAARAAGERMAALAGEPVGRTFGYATRMDSKRSAATRVTVVTEGIFVSRIQSDPELAGVSAVLFDEVHERSLDSDFGLALALDAQAALRPDLRLVAMSATLDGARFSTLMGGAPVIESAGRSYPLELRHIGRAAEARIEESMAAAVRVALRDETGGVLAFLPGVAEIERTADRLGDVGDAALHRLHGSLDPATQRAAIAPDPQGRRKIVLATSIAETSLTLDGIRVVVDSGLARRPRYDRAAGMTRLVTERASQASVTQRAGRAARQGPGVAYRLWEEAATAGLPRFDPPEILEADLSALMLDCALWGVSDPRELAWLDPPPEAAISEARRRLTALQALDGDGRPTAHGRAIARLPLAPRLGHMLVRAGEMGLAETAAAIAVLLGERGLGGSDADLELRLRRWRGERGPRAENGRKLAARWAHLAPLPLAGGGEEVATCIALAFPDRIARRRDSSGETWASAGGRGFRLDGTSSLARAEWLAVAETQGMASGARILSAAQIDAGAVEALFADRIETRRHVRFDPANGRIEATRERRLGAIRLSSGPDSAASAEEIERALLEGVRQHGLGLLPWPETGRALRTRAAYAGVEALSDAALIATLDDWLPPLLAGKRRLDVIAPEALGDALRGHAGWDAIRLIDRIAPARFETPAGSSAAIDYAAEAGPTVEVRVQALFGLAAHPMIGATPLVLSLTSPAGRPIQTTRDLPGFWAGSWAAVAKEMRGRYPRHPWPDDPAAAPATLRTKNADARRGGPR, encoded by the coding sequence ATGAGCGATGCGTTGCCGATCTTCGCCGTTTTGCCCGAATTGCTCGCCGCGTTGCGGGGCGCGAGCAATGCCGTGCTGGTCGCCCCGCCGGGCGCGGGCAAGACGACGGCGGTCGCCCCGGCGTTGCTCGGGGAAGACTGGTGCGACGGAGAGATATTGCTGCTGTCGCCGCGCAGGCTGGCGGCGCGGGCGGCGGGCGAGCGGATGGCGGCGCTGGCCGGCGAGCCGGTTGGGCGCACCTTCGGCTATGCGACGCGGATGGACAGCAAACGTTCGGCGGCGACACGGGTGACGGTGGTCACCGAGGGGATTTTCGTCAGCCGCATCCAGTCCGATCCCGAGCTGGCGGGGGTCTCCGCCGTCCTGTTCGACGAAGTGCATGAGCGCAGCCTCGACAGCGATTTCGGGCTGGCGCTGGCGCTGGACGCGCAGGCAGCGCTGCGGCCCGACCTGCGGCTGGTGGCGATGTCGGCGACGCTCGACGGGGCGCGCTTCTCGACGCTGATGGGTGGCGCGCCGGTGATCGAGAGCGCGGGGCGGAGCTATCCGCTCGAACTGCGCCATATCGGGCGGGCGGCGGAGGCGCGGATCGAGGAATCGATGGCGGCGGCGGTTCGCGTGGCGCTGCGCGACGAGACGGGGGGCGTGCTCGCCTTCCTGCCGGGGGTCGCCGAGATCGAGCGGACCGCGGATCGGCTGGGGGATGTTGGCGACGCGGCGCTGCATCGGCTGCACGGGAGCCTGGATCCGGCAACCCAGCGCGCCGCGATTGCCCCCGATCCGCAGGGGCGGCGGAAGATCGTGCTGGCGACCTCGATCGCGGAGACCTCGCTGACGCTCGACGGGATTCGCGTGGTGGTGGATTCAGGCCTCGCCCGTCGCCCGCGCTACGATCGCGCGGCGGGGATGACCCGGCTGGTGACCGAGCGGGCGAGCCAGGCCTCGGTCACGCAGCGCGCGGGGCGGGCGGCGCGGCAGGGGCCGGGCGTGGCCTATCGGCTGTGGGAGGAAGCGGCGACCGCGGGGCTGCCGCGCTTCGACCCGCCGGAGATATTGGAGGCCGATCTGTCGGCGCTGATGCTCGATTGCGCGTTGTGGGGGGTTAGCGATCCGCGCGAACTGGCATGGCTCGATCCGCCGCCCGAGGCGGCGATCAGCGAGGCGCGGCGGCGCCTGACGGCGTTGCAAGCGCTGGACGGCGATGGCCGGCCGACCGCGCATGGCAGGGCGATCGCGCGGCTGCCGCTGGCGCCGCGGCTGGGGCATATGCTGGTGCGCGCGGGAGAGATGGGGCTGGCGGAGACGGCGGCGGCGATTGCGGTGTTGCTCGGCGAGCGGGGGCTTGGGGGGAGCGATGCCGATCTGGAGCTGCGGTTGCGGCGGTGGCGCGGGGAGCGGGGGCCGCGGGCGGAGAATGGGCGGAAGCTGGCGGCGCGGTGGGCGCATCTAGCTCCCCTCCCGCTTGCGGGAGGGGGGGAAGAAGTGGCGACCTGCATCGCCCTCGCCTTCCCCGATCGGATCGCCAGGCGGCGCGATTCGTCGGGGGAGACCTGGGCTTCGGCCGGGGGGCGCGGGTTTAGGCTCGACGGCACGTCCTCGCTGGCCCGCGCCGAATGGCTGGCGGTGGCCGAGACGCAGGGAATGGCGTCGGGCGCGCGCATTCTCTCGGCCGCGCAGATCGACGCGGGCGCAGTCGAGGCGCTGTTCGCCGATCGCATCGAGACGCGTCGCCACGTCCGCTTCGATCCCGCCAATGGCCGCATCGAAGCGACGCGCGAGCGGCGACTGGGGGCGATCCGGCTATCGAGCGGGCCCGATTCGGCGGCGAGCGCGGAGGAGATCGAGCGCGCGCTGCTGGAGGGCGTCCGCCAGCATGGGCTTGGCCTGCTGCCCTGGCCCGAGACGGGGCGGGCGCTGCGTACGCGAGCCGCTTATGCGGGGGTGGAGGCGCTGTCCGACGCAGCGCTGATCGCGACGCTCGACGATTGGCTGCCGCCGCTGCTGGCGGGCAAGCGCCGGCTCGATGTGATCGCTCCCGAGGCTTTGGGCGATGCATTGCGCGGCCATGCCGGCTGGGATGCGATTCGCCTGATCGACCGAATCGCCCCTGCCCGCTTCGAAACCCCCGCCGGATCGAGCGCGGCGATCGACTATGCCGCGGAGGCCGGGCCGACCGTCGAGGTGCGCGTCCAGGCTTTGTTCGGGCTGGCTGCGCATCCGATGATCGGAGCGACGCCGCTGGTGCTCAGCCTCACCTCGCCGGCCGGCCGGCCGATCCAGACGACGCGCGACCTGCCCGGTTTCTGGGCGGGGAGCTGGGCGGCGGTGGCGAAGGAAATGCGCGGGCGATATCCGCGGCATCCCTGGCCCGACGATCCGGCGGCGGCGCCCGCCACGCTTCGGACCAAAAATGCTGATGCAAGGCGCGGCGGGCCGCGCTAG
- a CDS encoding YihY/virulence factor BrkB family protein: protein MSHAPGPRVGSNRDETMDDAKGRDARSPWHMPLAAWKAVAIRTWTESSNDNIGLVAAGVAFYGFLALVPLITAVALCYGIFVTPETVIRHMQALTQVMPPDIARTVGGQLLELVRGSDEKKGLGVFLALGIAIFGARNGAGAILTALNIAYEEQEKRNFLKLNLTSLAMTAAAVCAAILAALAIAALNALSAFAPRASDALLLLGTLLAYALLMLAGAAGAAALYRFGPSRQQAQWIWLTPGSLFAGLMWLLLTLGFGLYVAHVGKFDATYGSLGAVVALLTWLYLSSYILLFGAELNAELEHQTAEDTTVGAPQPIGLRAAWVADHVADEPVAALPAPPERPRLPSPAAPPPEAQGSLVASRLAARIVGLPKVGWISTGLASIGLSMMRKRRHAATGAALIATATGLAWLRARD, encoded by the coding sequence GTGAGCCACGCGCCAGGGCCGCGCGTCGGCAGCAACAGGGACGAGACGATGGACGACGCAAAGGGGCGCGACGCCCGCAGCCCGTGGCATATGCCCCTGGCGGCGTGGAAGGCGGTGGCGATCCGCACCTGGACCGAATCGTCGAACGACAATATCGGCCTGGTTGCCGCCGGGGTCGCTTTCTACGGCTTCCTGGCGCTCGTGCCGCTCATTACCGCGGTGGCGCTCTGCTACGGCATCTTCGTTACGCCCGAGACGGTGATCCGCCACATGCAGGCGCTAACGCAAGTGATGCCGCCGGACATTGCCCGCACGGTCGGCGGACAGTTGCTCGAGCTCGTCCGCGGTTCCGACGAGAAAAAGGGGCTGGGCGTCTTCCTGGCGCTCGGCATCGCTATCTTCGGCGCGCGCAACGGCGCCGGCGCGATCCTGACCGCGCTCAACATCGCCTATGAGGAACAGGAAAAGCGCAATTTCCTGAAACTCAACCTGACGTCGCTGGCGATGACTGCGGCGGCGGTCTGCGCCGCGATCCTGGCGGCGCTGGCGATCGCCGCGCTCAATGCGCTGAGCGCGTTCGCCCCGCGCGCCAGCGACGCGTTGCTCCTGCTCGGTACATTGTTAGCCTATGCGCTGCTCATGCTGGCGGGCGCCGCGGGCGCCGCCGCGCTTTATCGCTTCGGCCCGTCGCGCCAGCAGGCGCAGTGGATCTGGCTCACCCCGGGCTCGCTGTTCGCGGGGCTGATGTGGCTCCTGCTCACCCTCGGCTTCGGTCTCTATGTCGCGCATGTGGGGAAGTTCGATGCGACCTACGGCTCGCTCGGTGCCGTCGTCGCGCTGCTGACCTGGCTCTATCTGTCGAGCTACATCCTCCTGTTCGGCGCCGAGCTCAATGCCGAGCTCGAACATCAGACCGCCGAGGATACCACCGTCGGCGCGCCGCAGCCGATCGGCCTGCGCGCCGCCTGGGTCGCCGATCACGTCGCCGATGAACCCGTCGCCGCGCTGCCGGCGCCTCCCGAACGCCCCCGCCTGCCGTCTCCCGCCGCGCCGCCGCCCGAAGCCCAGGGCAGCCTGGTCGCGTCACGCCTCGCGGCACGCATCGTCGGCCTGCCGAAGGTCGGGTGGATCAGCACCGGGCTCGCATCGATCGGCCTGTCGATGATGCGCAAGCGGCGCCATGCCGCAACGGGCGCGGCGCTGATCGCCACCGCGACCGGCCTGGCCTGGCTGCGCGCGCGCGACTGA
- a CDS encoding sensor histidine kinase, whose protein sequence is MRIWPRSIFGRLLAVAGLAILAALLFASVAIGHVLERFVMRGLDDRLDAQVELLARAVRPDGTLDPARAVSLADFAEPGSGWIWQVDGPKGGQWRSSAAPEAVILLPRGPQRRGDRGPRPGEGRDALGRMLHSRSFTLDTPAGPVAISARGPRRIVEGPLREAMVPLLVSLLLLGLGLAAATLLQLRIGLRPLRALRDELARVRSGAIARVSSEQPVELAPLVAEVNALLAENEAGLASARRHVANLAHGMKTPLATLALKLSESGRDPDGSLGEMVDSIDRRVRHHLGRARAAAPGGARVRTLLAPAVADLVQALRRIHADRGIEATVAVAPDLVVAIDPQDLDELIGNLLDNGWRHARSSLRISAQAEDSGLAITVEDDGMGMDDESIALALLPGRRLDESGDGHGFGLSIARELVELNGGSLHLDRSPALGGLRVGIRLPMR, encoded by the coding sequence ATGAGGATCTGGCCGCGCTCGATCTTCGGGCGACTGCTCGCGGTGGCGGGGCTGGCGATCCTCGCCGCCTTGCTGTTCGCAAGTGTGGCGATCGGCCATGTCCTCGAGCGATTCGTGATGCGCGGGCTCGACGATCGGCTCGATGCGCAGGTGGAGCTGCTGGCGCGCGCGGTGCGGCCCGACGGGACGCTCGATCCGGCGCGGGCAGTGAGCCTGGCCGATTTCGCCGAGCCGGGATCGGGCTGGATCTGGCAGGTCGATGGACCGAAGGGCGGCCAGTGGCGCAGCAGCGCCGCGCCGGAGGCGGTGATCCTGCTGCCGCGCGGGCCGCAGCGGCGCGGCGATCGCGGGCCGCGGCCGGGCGAAGGCCGCGATGCGCTGGGACGCATGCTCCATTCGCGCAGCTTCACCCTCGATACGCCGGCCGGGCCGGTGGCGATCAGCGCGAGGGGGCCGCGCCGGATCGTCGAGGGGCCGTTGCGCGAGGCGATGGTGCCGCTGCTCGTCTCGCTGTTGCTGCTCGGGCTGGGGCTGGCCGCGGCAACCCTGCTGCAGCTGCGCATCGGCCTGCGTCCGCTGCGCGCGCTGCGCGACGAACTGGCGCGGGTGCGCAGCGGCGCGATTGCGCGCGTATCGTCGGAGCAGCCAGTCGAGCTTGCGCCGCTTGTGGCCGAGGTCAACGCGTTGCTGGCGGAGAATGAGGCGGGGCTGGCCTCTGCCCGCCGCCATGTCGCGAACCTGGCGCATGGGATGAAGACGCCGCTGGCGACGCTGGCGCTGAAGCTTTCCGAATCCGGTCGCGACCCCGACGGGTCGCTCGGCGAGATGGTCGATTCGATCGATCGGCGGGTTCGCCATCATCTTGGCCGCGCGCGTGCCGCGGCGCCGGGCGGGGCGCGCGTGCGGACATTGTTAGCGCCTGCGGTCGCCGATCTCGTTCAGGCGCTGCGGCGGATCCACGCCGATCGGGGGATCGAAGCGACGGTGGCGGTTGCTCCCGATCTGGTGGTGGCGATCGATCCGCAGGATCTGGACGAATTGATCGGCAATCTGCTCGACAATGGCTGGCGGCATGCGCGCAGCAGCCTGCGCATCTCGGCTCAGGCCGAGGATAGCGGCCTTGCCATTACCGTCGAGGATGACGGCATGGGCATGGACGACGAATCGATTGCGCTCGCGCTATTGCCGGGCCGCCGGCTCGACGAGAGCGGCGACGGGCATGGCTTCGGGCTTTCGATCGCGCGTGAGCTGGTCGAGCTCAACGGCGGCAGCCTCCATCTCGATCGATCGCCCGCGCTGGGCGGGCTGCGCGTCGGGATAAGGCTGCCGATGCGCTGA
- a CDS encoding ETC complex I subunit, whose product MQTARIYQRPKNAMQSGRARTEGWILEFESSRQQEPDPLTGWNGGGDTSNQIRIGFPTLEAAKAHAEREGYAYHIVPAPERKLKLQAYADNFR is encoded by the coding sequence ATGCAGACCGCCCGTATCTATCAGCGCCCCAAGAATGCGATGCAGTCCGGTCGGGCGCGCACCGAGGGCTGGATCCTCGAATTCGAATCGAGCCGCCAGCAGGAGCCCGATCCGCTGACCGGCTGGAACGGCGGCGGCGACACCAGCAACCAGATCCGCATCGGCTTCCCGACGCTGGAGGCGGCCAAGGCGCATGCCGAGCGCGAGGGCTATGCCTATCACATCGTCCCCGCTCCCGAGCGCAAGCTCAAGCTGCAGGCCTACGCCGACAATTTCCGCTAA
- a CDS encoding TPM domain-containing protein translates to MTAYRYLTGLLAFLLLLPLTAQGQTFPKLTGRVVDAANLLSPEQEAQLSQISQQVEQASTRQLVIATIPDLEDRDIRDYGYQLGRAWGIGQKDANNGVILLVAPNDRKVAIEVGYGLEPIVTDGLASTIINQTILPKFREGDMPGGIIAGATAIADQLKLPLEAAEARAKAEADKASATRSSGNRQSSGGFPFGLLFFGIILAFVIIPMLRSGRGRSQKGPWGARKYRGRGDGGSAWPIILWSIASEMSRHSGGGSGGGGFGGFGGGGGGGFGGGGGSFGGGGASGGW, encoded by the coding sequence GTGACTGCGTATCGCTATCTGACGGGGCTGCTCGCCTTCCTCCTGCTCCTGCCCCTGACGGCGCAGGGGCAGACCTTCCCCAAGCTTACGGGGCGGGTGGTCGATGCCGCGAACCTGCTCTCGCCCGAGCAGGAGGCGCAGCTCAGCCAGATCTCGCAGCAGGTCGAGCAGGCCTCGACGCGCCAGCTCGTGATCGCGACGATCCCCGATCTCGAGGATCGCGACATCCGCGACTATGGCTATCAGCTCGGCCGCGCCTGGGGGATCGGCCAGAAGGATGCCAATAACGGCGTGATCCTTTTGGTCGCGCCCAACGATCGCAAGGTCGCGATCGAGGTCGGCTACGGGCTCGAGCCGATCGTCACCGATGGCCTGGCGAGCACGATCATCAACCAGACGATCCTCCCCAAATTCCGCGAAGGCGACATGCCGGGCGGGATCATCGCCGGCGCCACCGCGATCGCCGACCAGCTCAAGCTCCCGCTCGAAGCTGCGGAAGCCCGCGCCAAGGCGGAGGCGGACAAAGCGAGCGCGACGCGCAGCAGCGGCAATCGCCAGAGCAGCGGCGGCTTCCCCTTCGGGCTCCTGTTCTTCGGAATCATCCTCGCCTTCGTCATCATCCCGATGCTGCGCAGCGGCCGCGGACGCAGCCAGAAGGGCCCGTGGGGCGCGCGCAAATATCGTGGTCGCGGCGATGGCGGCAGCGCCTGGCCGATCATCCTGTGGAGCATCGCCAGCGAGATGAGCCGCCACTCGGGCGGCGGCTCCGGCGGTGGAGGATTCGGTGGTTTCGGTGGCGGGGGCGGGGGCGGCTTCGGCGGCGGCGGCGGATCATTCGGAGGCGGTGGCGCCTCGGGGGGCTGGTGA
- a CDS encoding response regulator, with protein MRVLLVEDDAALASGIAKALRAENFAVDVATNGEDGGHLGATERYDAAVLDLGLPIRDGISVLRDWRAEGRDLPVLLLTARDAWSDKVEGFKAGADDYLVKPFRMDEVVMRLRALVRRAAGHAAARIACGPLSFDAQLGTFELEGLPLKLTAFEWRVLSALMLRREVVVERGDLIERVYEGDADVDSNSIEVIVGRLRRKIGAERIETVRGRGYRLTAGAA; from the coding sequence ATGCGGGTGTTGTTGGTCGAGGATGATGCGGCGCTGGCGAGCGGGATCGCCAAGGCGCTGCGTGCCGAGAATTTCGCGGTCGACGTCGCCACCAACGGCGAGGATGGCGGGCATCTCGGCGCAACCGAACGCTATGACGCGGCGGTCCTCGATCTCGGCCTGCCGATCCGCGACGGCATTTCCGTGCTGCGCGACTGGCGCGCCGAGGGCCGCGACCTGCCGGTGCTGCTCCTGACCGCGCGCGACGCCTGGTCGGACAAGGTGGAGGGGTTCAAGGCCGGCGCCGACGATTATCTGGTGAAGCCGTTTCGCATGGACGAGGTGGTGATGCGGCTGCGCGCGCTGGTCCGCCGCGCGGCGGGGCATGCGGCGGCGCGAATCGCCTGCGGACCGTTGTCCTTCGACGCCCAACTGGGCACGTTCGAACTGGAAGGGCTGCCGCTCAAGCTCACCGCGTTTGAGTGGCGCGTGCTCTCGGCGCTGATGCTGCGCCGCGAAGTGGTGGTCGAGCGCGGGGACCTGATCGAACGAGTCTATGAGGGCGATGCAGACGTGGATTCCAATTCGATCGAGGTCATCGTCGGGCGGCTTCGCCGGAAAATCGGGGCGGAGCGGATCGAGACGGTGCGCGGGCGCGGTTATCGGCTGACGGCGGGCGCGGCATGA
- a CDS encoding TPM domain-containing protein, which produces MHLSEADHALVTAAVTAAERSSDGEIVTVVAGRSDSYHDVALHWAVLAMLFVLALLAWQPAPVEWLHAMFVDSWAEAVPPRWYLTFALILMAVTFLVVRVLLARDSLRLLLTPAATKSRRVQRRALALFRTGAEKRTKAATGVLLYLSLAEHRAEIIADESIHSKVEPEVWGEAMAALIAQVKQGQIGAGMAEAVSQIGHVLSEHFPRTAGDTNELPDRLIEL; this is translated from the coding sequence ATGCATCTGAGCGAAGCCGATCATGCCTTGGTCACCGCCGCGGTCACCGCGGCCGAGCGCAGCAGCGACGGTGAGATCGTCACGGTCGTCGCCGGCCGCTCCGATTCCTATCATGACGTCGCCTTGCACTGGGCGGTGCTGGCGATGCTCTTCGTCCTGGCCCTGCTCGCCTGGCAGCCCGCCCCGGTCGAATGGCTCCACGCCATGTTCGTCGACAGCTGGGCGGAGGCGGTGCCGCCGCGCTGGTATCTCACCTTCGCTTTGATTCTGATGGCGGTGACCTTCCTGGTCGTCCGCGTCCTGCTCGCGCGCGATTCGCTGCGGCTGTTGCTGACGCCCGCCGCCACCAAGTCGCGCCGCGTCCAGCGCCGCGCGCTCGCGCTTTTCCGCACCGGCGCCGAGAAGCGCACCAAGGCGGCGACCGGCGTCCTGCTCTATCTCAGCCTCGCCGAGCACCGCGCCGAGATCATCGCCGACGAATCGATCCACTCGAAGGTCGAGCCCGAGGTATGGGGCGAGGCGATGGCCGCGCTCATCGCCCAGGTGAAGCAGGGCCAGATCGGCGCGGGCATGGCGGAGGCGGTCAGCCAGATCGGCCATGTCCTGAGCGAGCATTTCCCGCGCACCGCCGGCGATACCAACGAGCTACCCGATCGCCTGATCGAACTATGA
- a CDS encoding NUDIX hydrolase: protein MIPDESVETAWEGKWISVKRQGRWEYVSRTRGIEAVVILAIDHEDHVLLVEQYRVPLGRRCLELPAGLIGDEGAGDSVHAAARRELEEETGYACETIADLGFFHSSPGMVTEGFNLVRASGLTRIGEGGGIRGEEDILVHRVGRDEMPRFVAQKRAEGVAIDVKLLLLLAGSLLN from the coding sequence ATGATCCCCGACGAATCCGTAGAGACCGCCTGGGAAGGCAAGTGGATCAGCGTCAAGCGCCAGGGCCGCTGGGAATATGTCTCGCGGACCCGCGGGATCGAGGCGGTCGTCATCCTCGCGATCGACCACGAAGACCATGTCCTGCTCGTCGAGCAATATCGCGTGCCGCTCGGCCGCCGCTGCCTCGAACTCCCCGCCGGGCTGATCGGCGACGAAGGCGCGGGCGACAGCGTCCACGCCGCCGCGCGCCGCGAGCTCGAGGAAGAGACGGGTTACGCGTGCGAGACGATCGCCGACCTCGGCTTCTTCCATTCCTCGCCCGGCATGGTGACCGAAGGCTTCAACCTGGTCCGCGCCTCGGGGCTGACCCGAATCGGCGAAGGCGGCGGCATCCGCGGCGAGGAGGACATCCTTGTCCACCGCGTCGGCCGCGACGAAATGCCCCGCTTCGTGGCGCAGAAGCGTGCCGAAGGCGTGGCGATCGACGTAAAGCTGCTGCTGCTCCTCGCGGGCAGCCTGCTCAATTAG
- a CDS encoding RrF2 family transcriptional regulator, giving the protein MLTQRSRYALRAMLYLAEQPSTGPVPMNRIAAQANVPRKFLELILADLREAGFLFSTRGKMGGYRLARASHLISLGEIIRVIEGPLALVPCVSRTAYRACLDCKDENACAIRQAMARVRDETARILDGTSLADAIAEDLAAA; this is encoded by the coding sequence ATGTTGACGCAGCGTTCCCGCTACGCGCTCCGCGCGATGCTCTACCTCGCCGAACAGCCTTCCACCGGCCCCGTGCCGATGAATCGCATCGCGGCACAGGCGAATGTCCCGCGCAAGTTTCTCGAGCTGATCCTGGCGGACCTGCGCGAGGCCGGGTTCCTCTTCTCCACCCGCGGCAAGATGGGCGGCTATCGCCTCGCCCGCGCCTCGCACCTCATTTCATTGGGCGAGATCATCCGCGTGATCGAGGGCCCGCTCGCGCTGGTCCCCTGCGTCAGCCGCACCGCCTATCGCGCCTGCCTCGACTGCAAGGACGAAAATGCCTGCGCGATCCGCCAGGCGATGGCGCGCGTGCGCGACGAAACCGCCCGCATCCTCGACGGCACCAGCCTGGCCGACGCGATCGCCGAAGACCTCGCGGCCGCCTGA